The following coding sequences lie in one Cloeon dipterum chromosome 1, ieCloDipt1.1, whole genome shotgun sequence genomic window:
- the dnr1 gene encoding E3 ubiquitin-protein ligase MYLIP — translation MWCLVSQPNNVVLEVEVDAKAKGQQCLEKVCQCLGIGKEEDYFGLKYLSPKGEELWLNLRNQIDRQVPGPPYRFALRVKFWVPPHLVLHDATRRQFFLHARLELLEGRLRIPAECDTLARVIALLAQAEQPDDDDVPSSLLGLCASGPAHLAQKIAAEKIKIKGMKQSAAEYWLLKEVSNFDTFGQEVFGARNRVGASKVVGVGPQGVGVLDVESGQMTNILYTAIQRASSMRRSLHLVHLEGAGESVTRLELKLDSSQAATGLYRCITEKHAFYSCETVRTAVTSQFIRDLKGTIVSIFNEDTSLGKKYVFDIRRTCREVYDNARRALYQSEGTSSSSMEVDVPPEDDIIVNNSSSVASEKCSSPGSCYNNSCNSKSCKKSQEQLAGIMDAMLCCICMDSNIDVAFFPCRHAISCVGCASRCERCPLCRADIAEATPIYLPTQLQGAVTMRTQLE, via the exons GTTTGCCAGTGCCTGGGAATTGGCAAGGAGGAGGACTACTTTGGCCTCAAGTACCTAAGCCCCAAGGGCGAAGAGTTGTGGCTGAACCTGCGCAACCAAATCGACCGTCAGGTGCCCGGACCGCCGTATCGCTTCGCGCTCAGGGTCAAGTTCTGGGTGCCTCCACACCTCGTGCTCCACGATGCCACAAG GCGGCAGTTTTTCCTTCATGCGCGCCTTGAGCTGCTGGAGGGCCGTTTGCGAATTCCTGCCGAGTGCGACACCCTGGCCAGGGTAATCGCTCTTTTAGCCCAAGCAGAGCAACCTGATGACGATGACGTGCCCAGTTCCCTGCTCGGGCTGTGCGCTTCAGGGCCTGCCCACTTGGCCCAGAAAATCGCTGCCGAGAAGATAAAGATCAAG GGCATGAAACAGAGTGCCGCTGAGTACTGGTTGCTGAAAGAGGTTAGCAACTTTGACACATTCGGCCAGGAAGTATTTGGCGCCAGGAATAGAGTCGGTGCCTCTAAAGTGGTCGGTGTTGGCCCTCAAGGTGTCGGCGTGTTAGATGTTGAATCCGGCCAGATGACAaa CATTTTGTACACTGCAATTCAAAGAGCCTCCTCAATGCGTCGCTCTCTGCATCTCGTACACCTAGAGGGGGCTGGGGAGTCGGTGACCAGGTTGGAGCTGAAGCTGGACTCTTCTCAGGCGGCGACCGGTCTGTACAGGTGCATCACCGAGAAGCACGCCTTTTACAGCTGCGAAACAGTGCGCACTGCCGTCACATCACAATTCATCAGAGATCTCAAG GGCACAATCGTATCGATTTTCAACGAAGACACCTCACTTGGGAAAAAGTATGTGTTTGACATTCGTCGCACATGCCGCGAGGTGTATGATAACGCGCGCCGAGCCTTGTACCAGAGCGAAGGCACGTCGTCCAGCAGCATGGAGGTAGATGTGCCACCAGAGGATGACATCATTGTCAACAACTCATCCTCTGTTGCCTCAGAGAAGTGCTCCAGTCCTGGCTCTTGCTACAACAACAGCTGCAACAGCAAATCTTGCAAG AAGTCTCAGGAGCAGCTAGCAGGAATTATGGATGCGATGCTGTGTTGCATATGCATGGACAGCAATATTGACGTGGCCTTCTTCCCCTGTCGACATGCAATATCATGTGTTGGTTGTGCCTCTCGCTGTGAACGCTGTCCTCTATGCAGAGCTGACATTGCAGAGGCTACCCCTATTTACTTACCCACACAACTCCAGGGCGCTGTCACCATGAGAACGCAACTGGAATAA